A stretch of Arachis hypogaea cultivar Tifrunner chromosome 15, arahy.Tifrunner.gnm2.J5K5, whole genome shotgun sequence DNA encodes these proteins:
- the LOC112748987 gene encoding uncharacterized protein, translating into MPFGLKNAGATYQRLMDKVFRHQIGRNMEIYVDDMVAKTTQEKSHCDDLREIFEQIRAYNMRLNPEKCTFGVQGGKFLIFMLTSRGIEANPKKCEVILNMVSPKTIKEVQQLAGKVAALSRFLPVASSRSYHFFQTISKNKKFQWTEECEKAFTKLKTILSSPPVLQRPESHAINGAKVSKDRTASFNTCNNSKKTQVLLPKPHDNNKDKPAIETNTDKTRVGWASEQMVHRALGIRYPISTKVGLESTDPSRLYFGTNPERLNKHWELHVDGASSREGSGAGIILKEGDKVVAEQSLQFHFPASNNQAEYEALIAGLKLALSLQVQSLTAHCDSLLVVQQIRGEFQVKDPLLERYWLIAKDLISKFSTFIIPHVHREKNVRADVLSKLASTRADTQASALSQLTLKKPSIETLSITSINHLRDWRTPFLEYINTGTVPRDELNPQHFRRKASLYTNIAGDLYR; encoded by the exons ATGCCATTTGGtttaaagaatgcaggtgcaacttACCAACGTCTGATGGACAAGGTGTTCCGACATCAAATAGGTCGGAACATGGAAATCTACGTGGACGATATGGTCGCCAAGACCACACAAGAAAAGTCACACTGCGACGATCTCAGGGAAATATTTGAACAGATCCGAGCatacaacatgagactcaacccaGAGAAATGTACCTTCGGAGTACAAGGAGGTAAATTCCTTATATTCATGCTGACCTCACGAGGAATTGAAGCTAACCCTAAGAAATGTGAGGTAATACTTAACATGGTGAGCCCTAAAACAATAAAAGAGGTACAACAATTAGCAGGAAAGGTAGCGGCATTATCTCGGTTCTTACCAGTAGCGTCAAGCCGATCATATCATTTCTTCCAAACAATATCAAAGAATAAGAAGTTTCAATGGACAGAAGAGTGCGAGAAAGCGTTCACCAAGCTCAAAACCATTCTATCATCACCACCCGTGCTGCAAAGACCTGAA AGTCATGCAATCAACGGAGCAAAGGTATCCAAGGATAGAACAGCTAGCTTTAACACTTGTAATAACAGCAAGAAGACTCAGGTACTACTTCCAAAGCCACACgataataataaggacaaaccagcCATTGAGACAAATACTGACAAAACCAGAGTTGGCTGGGCGTCTGAACAAATGGTCCATCGAGCTCTCGGAATTCGATATCCAATATCAACCAAGGTCGGCCTTGAAAGCACAGATCCTAGCAGACTTTATTTCGGAACTAACCCCGAACGGCTCAATAAACACTGGGAGTTACACGTTGATGGGGCATCCAGCCGAGAGGGAAGCGGAGCTGGGATAATCCTGAAAGAGGGAGACAAAGTGGTGGCCGAGCAATCTCTCCAGTTTCACTTCCCAGCAAGCAACAATCAGGCCGAATATGAGGCACTCATAGCAGGACTCAAGCTCGCCCTAAGCCTCCAAGTACAAAGCCTGACAGCACATTGTGATTCCCTCTTGGTGGTACAACAAATCCGAGGAGAATTCCAGGTAAAAGATCCCTTGCTTGAGCGATACTGGCTCATAGCAAAGGATCTCATTTCAAAATTTAGCACATTCATTATTCCGCATGTACATAGAGAAAAGAATGTCAGAGCAGACGTATTATCTAAACTTGCATCCACTAGGGCAGACACACAAGCATCGGCATTATCACAACTCACACTTAAGAAACCAAGCATTGAAACATTATCTATAACAAGTATTAACCACCTCCGCGACTGGAGAACACCCTTCCTTGAGTACATCAATACAGGTACTGTGCCCAGAGACGAGCTCAATCCGCAACACTTCAGACGAAAAGCAAGCCTCTACACAAACATAGCAGGTGACCTATATAGGTGA
- the LOC112748986 gene encoding uncharacterized protein, whose product MEIEELREANKTERKPQREEDRMPRTVNNKELGKPFKPTPKFDNYTRFNTRREKIIKEILNAKIIKPPARAGSYQDQRFVDKSKHCAFHQKYGHTTDECVIAKDLLERLARQGLLNKYIEGRKHKDGDRDKEERQQISGNKEANKWTNNTPPKGVINCISGGFAGGGETTSARKRSYRAMLAIEATTPHNKKDVPDLEITFNQEEIRSAAPHSNDPVVISIQTGELLVKKVLLDPDSNADVLFYTTFLKMKISERLIQSSFGELVGFSGERVPIKGYIWLKMMMENHPLSRTIDIQYLIVDFPSPYNIILGRPTLNMFRAVVSTFHLCVKFQAQDGKIATLHSDC is encoded by the coding sequence ATGGAGATTGAAGAACTCCGTGAAGCcaacaaaacagaaagaaaacctCAAAGAGAGGAAGACAGGATGCCAAGGACGGTGAACAACAAAGAGCTCGGCAAACCATTCAAGCCCACCCCAAAATTCGACAACTACACCAGATTCAACACAAGAAGGGAGAAGATAATCAAAGAAATACTCAAcgctaaaatcataaaaccaccaGCAAGGGCTGGGAGCTATCAAGACCAAAGATTTGTTGATAAAAGCAAGCACTGTGCCTTCCACCAGAAGTACGGGCACACAACTGATGAATGCGTCATAGCCAAAGATCTATTGGAAAGATTAGCTCGGCAAGGACTCCTAAATAAGTACATCGAAGGAAGGAAACATAAAGACGGCGACAGAGACAAAGAAGAGCGTCAACAAATCTCGGGAAACAAGGAAGCCAATAAGTGGACAAACAACACCCCACCTAAAGGGGTTATAAACTGCATATCCGGAGGATTCGCCGGGGGAGGCGAAACAACTTCGGCAAGAAAACGCAGCTACCGCGCAATGCTGGCAATCGAAGCAACAACACCACACAACAAGAAGGACGTACCCGATCTAGAAATCACTTTCAACCAGGAGGAAATACGCTCGGCCGCACCACACTCAAACGACCCAGTGGTAATTTCCATTCAAACAGGCGAGCTATTGGTAAAAAAGGTCCTTCTGGACCCAGATAGTAATGCCGATGTTCTTTTTTATACTACTTTTCTAAAAATGAAAATATCTGAAAGACTCATACAATCCTCATTCGGAGAATTGGTTGGATTCTCTGGAGAAAGAGTGCCTATCAAGGGTTACATATGGTTAAAAATGATGATGGAGAACCACCCATTGTCGCGCACTATTGACATACAATATCTTATAGTTGATTTCCCTAGTCCTTATAATATTATCCTCGGAAGACCCACCCTGAACATGTTCAGGGCAGTAGTTTCAACTTTTCATCTATGTGTCAAATTCCAGGCACAGGACGGAAAGATAGCAACACTACATTCAGATTGCTAA